The nucleotide sequence AAGCGGCGATCGCTTGCTTGCTAAATTTATAACTTTTAATACAAATTTAAGTAGAATAGTCACCTTGCCTTCAACCAACTTATACCCAAAGCATAGGTTTATTATTAAGCCTGAGAGTATTTATAAATACAAAATAAATTAGCATACGCTAAATATGAAATTTTTTATAAATTAGGAAATTTTCATCCTATTTGCGGAGTTTGCTAATGCCATCTTTAGATATGTTGCATTTATAGGCATTCGCAGGATTCCGAGGAAGTATTATGGCTAATGTGACTAGGAAAGCAAACAACGAAGCAAATGCGAACGAAGAAAGAAATCTTTCAGATATACCCATCGAAGATAATGACCTCGTTTCGGATATACCAGTAGAAGATATTGGCGAGCCAATTATTTCCGATTTACCCCAGGGAATTACTGAATCATATGGAACGGGTGTTGCTGTAGAACCGGGACTGGTAATCGGCGGACGAACCATGAATGCTCGGATGGAGCAGTACACATCGACTGGCCCAGAATTAACGGGGGGCGATATCGATGCTCGTTGGGATCAGGCTGCCATAGTTGGTGACGAGGCAGTGGGGGGAACTGTTGCTACTCCCGATCAGAGTATTGTTGAAGAACTGGGAGCTGCTGTTGGCATCGATTATGACGACGGGACACCGATTCAGACAAACGATATTTTGGAGGGGCGAGATTCCCAAAGATGGGAGCTAGATCCCATGTCGTCAGAAGATTATGAAGAGCATTAAGAACCCTCTGGAAATTTGCGATCGCATAATGCTTTTTATACAAAGCAATTGCGATCGCATTGCATTTACTGACGAAGAATTAATCGTAAATGTCCGCCAGCCTGCACCAGACGAAATTATGTAGTAAAGCAAGCATTTTTTTAATTAAAGGAACAGACTCTATAAGAATTTGAAAAGCTTAGAGAAAACTATTGATAGTTATATCAATAGATTGTCAAATATATTTTCGATCGATGCTAAATATTCGTCTATCCTGTTTTAAAATATTGCAGTTAGCGCAGCTCAAAACTAAGGTTATTCAGCATTTGACGCAATTCAACGCGAGTTCGGAGATCCTCAGCACTGGCAATGCGATCGCTCGAATGCGGCGCGAATGGAACCTCAAAGCGCATAGGGTAGATATAATTCCGGATTGGCAACCGATGGCACGATGCGATTTCCATCGCATCGAGATCCGAAGACCATGCCGCGTGGAATAGCGATCGCGTTAGTTCTTAGGTTCGCAAGCAGGAAGCATCGAGAATTCCTAAAAAAATCTATAAGCTGAGAAATTAAGGAGTATGTATGGCAAGGAAATTAGACTCAAAAGTAGCAATCGTCACTGGTGCATCGGCGGGAATTGGAGAGGCGACTGCGATCGCCCTAGCTGCGGAAGGCGCTAGCGTAGCGATCGCAGCACGACGTTTTGACCGACTCAATGCGATCGCAGAACGCATTGCAACGACGGGTGGAAAAGCATTGCCAATCGTGGCAGATATCACCGATGAAACTCAAGTTCAGAACCTAGTGCAAAAAGCAAACGCACAATTGGGTCGAGTGGATATCCTCGTCAACAATGCAGGGATTGCATTAGTCGGCAACATTGAGGGAGCAAATACCTCTGACTGGCGACGCATGATCGATCTCAACGTTTTGGGATTGATGTATGCAACTCATGCAGTTCTTCCCATCCTCAAGGCGCAAGGTACTGGGCATATCGTTAACATTTCATCTGTTGCAGGTCGAACAGCAAGGGTAGGCATCGGTGGCTACAATGCCACAAAATGGGGAGTCAATGGCTTCTCGGAATCGTTGCGCCAGGAAGTATGCAAGCACAACATTCGCGTAACTATCATCGAACCAGGCATGGTGGATACGGAAATCGATAACGAAATTACCGATCCAATAGCCAAACAGCGCACCCAAGAACGGCGTAAATCGATCGTACCTTTGCAAAGCGAGGACGTTGCAGCCGCGATAGTTTATGCTGTTACCCAGCCGCCGCGAGTGAATGTCAACGAAATTCTAATTCGACCCACTGACCAAGACTGGTGATTGACTGCACAATGACTTTCTACGACCAATCTGATTTTGAAATACGGTGTGAATGGGGAGAAAAGGGTGTTGAGCAATTAACTTCAATTAGCGATGTCATTATCATCGTAGATATTCTCTCATTTTCGACTTGCATTGAAATTGCCAATAGTCGAGGAGCGATCGTCTTCCCCTATCAATGGAAGGATGGATCTGCACAAGAATTTGCAAATTCGGTTAATGCAGAATTAGCAGGTAGGCGGGGTAGTAGTAGTCGTTATTCGCTTTCTCCCTTATCCTTAACCCAGATCCCTGAAGGCACTCGACTTGTGCTTCCTTCACCCAATGGTTCAACTCTCAGTTTAGCGACTGGGGAAACTCCAACTTTAGCTGGATGTTTAAGAAATTGTAGGGCGGTGGCTTTAGCTGCGATGAGCTATGGGAATCGCATTGCTGTCATACCAGCCGGGGAGAAATGGGAGGATGGAAGTCTCCGCCCTTCATTTGAAGACTTGATTGGCGCAGGAGCGATCGCCAGCTATCTCAAAGGTAGCCTATCGCCGGAAATGCAAACTGCGATCGCAGCTTATCGCAACGTTCAACCTAATCTAAAAAGTCTGCTTAAGCAATGTAGTTCTGGTAGAGAACTGATTGAGAAAGGATTTGAACAAGATGTTGATCTAGCAGCAGAATTAAACGTTAGCGATCGCATTCCTACGCTGGTAGATAGAGCCTACACGCATTACTCAGGCATTTAAACGTTAGCAGTTTAAGCCCGCGCGATCGCTAACCCTAACGCTTCAGATGTGGCCAACCAAACTGCCAATAGCGCCACTGCAAGACCAGAGACGATGAAACCAGGAACGTGACCAAAGTATCAACAATCCGACCTAACGCAGCAGCACTAATGCTTTATCGCCGAAACAGACTGAACGCAAATAGCGAAGCGGCTGTTTCTGGGAGAACCGCTATAGTTCAGTGCTTGACCGTATCGGCGGACTGATTAAACAACAGATCCCGCGCTTGATCTGGATTGATTACTTGATCTTTAAAAGCTTCTGCTTTCTCATAAGCGCGAATGGTTGCCGGACGAGCTTTTATTGCTTCAAACCAGCGTTGCAGGTGGGGAAAATCTTCAATCTTTTGGTTTTGCTTTTCGTAGGGCACAATCCAAGGATAAGCAGCGATATCGGCGATCGAATAATCGCCCGCAATAAATTCGCGATCGCTTAATCGTTTATTCAACACTGCATACAAACGTCCCGTTTCATTCACATAGCGATTAATCGCGTAGGGAATTTTTTCCGGGGCGTATTGAGTGAAATGATGGTTCTGTCCTGCCATCGGTCCGAGTCCGCCCATCTGCCAGAATAACCATTGCAGAACGTCTGCGCGATCGCGAATATTTGCTGGAATCAACTTTCCGGTTTTTTCTGCCAAATACAGCAGAATCGCACCGGACTCGAAAACGGAAATCGGTTCGCCACCATCAGCAGGTTCGCGATCTACGATTGCAGGAATGCGATTGTTGGGGGCAATCTTGAGAAACTCTGGTTTAAACTGATCGCCCGTGCCAATATTAATCGGAACGAGGGTGTAGGGTAGCCCGACTTCCTCCAGGAACATAGTAATTTTGTGTCCGTTTGGCGTCGTCCAATAGTAAAGGTCGATCATGATGATGTCTCCTGAATATTACAAAGATTAGGTTTTAGCGATCGCTTTGAGCGCTGAACTGACAACTCAAAGATAATCAATGCTGTGGTTGCCATGCGCTCAATTTCTCCTCCTACACGCCATGCTGTTTAAACCATGCCTGGAGCCGTTTCCAGCCATCCTTAGCTTCTGTCTCCCGGTAAGAGGGGCGATAATCGGCAAAAAAGGCGTGGGGTGCATCGGGGTAGACAACGATTTCCGATTTGCTGCTGCTGGACTTGAGGCGATCGCGCATCTGCTCTACTGTATCGAGGGTAATGCCTGTATCCTTGCCACCATAGAGTCCGAGAATGGGGACGTTCAGCGCAGAGGCAATATCGACCGGATGTTTGGGTGTCAGTTCGGTGGCATTGCCCACCAGCCGACCGTACCACGCCACGCCTGCCTTGACTTGGGGATTGTGCGCTGAGTACAGCCAGGTAATGCGTCCGCCCCAGCAAAAGCCTGTAATCGCCAGCTTTTCGGCATTCCCTTTGGCTGACTTCGCAGCCCAGTTTACTGTAGCGTCCAAATCCGATAGCACTTGGGCATCTGGTACTTTGGCGACTACTGTGCGAATTTCATCAATGTTGCTTAACTTCAAAACATCGCCTTGACGCACAAATAATTGGGGCGCGATCGCCACGTACCCCAATTTGGCAAAGCGACGGCAAACATCCTGAATATGCTCGTGTACGCCAAAAATTTCCTGAATCACCAAGACGATGGGAAAAGTTCCTCTTTTTGCGGGCATTGCTCTATAAGCTGGAATTTCGCCATCTTTGACGGGAATTTCCACCGCACCTGCGACTAATCCCTTGGCATTAGTAGCGATCGTTTTGGCAGAAATAGGTTGCACTGCCAGGGCAAAACCCGTTGCCAGGGTGGCAGTGGCGATAAATTGGCGGCGCGTAATTTCTTTCATCCTCTTTACCTTCGGCTATCTAGTTTCGATCTTAGTTAAGGAGGGAAATGAGCTGTAACCAAACAGCCATAATTAGAGCAAATAGTAGTCTCTCTAATTATTAGGATTGCGAACCATAAAAATAAATTTTTAGCTAAAAAATAAAGTTTTCTACTAAAAAAGCCAACGCGATCGCCTTCAACTAAGCAGACTACCCAGAACTGGCTAAAGCTTTGCACCACCTCTCAACCATACTGCTGCGCTAATTTCTCCCTGTCGCTGTCATGCCAGATATCCCACAAAGCCTCCAGGAAATTCATTGAGCATGAGAGGACAGTTTTAAAAGTGTCATGCCAAATATCCCACAAACCCGCCAAAAAACTACCTACTACCTTGAGCATGAGAGGACAGCCTTAAAAGTGTCATGCCAGATATCCCATAAAGCGGCCAGAAAACTACCTTGAGCATGAGAGGACAGTCTTAAAAGTAAAAATAACAGATTAAAAAAACTCTATGTTTGCCAGCACACGTCGGATTTTGGGTCAATTCTTTAGTAAGTCAAGGAAAATCAACAACGAACCACTTAATAAAGTGAGTTTGATTGTCATTGTCTTGATTGATATTTTTATTTTGGTTAATGTTTTTACGGGTCTTAATGATATTAGCAGATGGCATCTCGACCCTTCGCAGGCTTATCCATGTTATTCCGATTGGCAAAATTACCGCACCCAAACTAATAAAGATAGTTTAGATAAACAGTATGAATTTTTAAAACTTTCATTTACCTATGACAATAAAACTACATCGACTTTTCAGCAGACATATCAACAAGCTGAAGAAGGAAATTTAGGCAAGGTTTCTGAAACCTGCTTACAATATGCCCAGCGCAAAGATAATATTAACAATTCCGCCAATCAGCAAGCCCTAAAAGCAATCGACCAGAAACAAGGAAAAATCAGCAATCTTGAACAAGCTAATCGCAATATCCGTACCCAATATGACTCAACACTTCTAGAAAAGATTGCAGGTCAATCTCGCAATCAATCCATTAATTCAGTTGGTGCTGAAAAAGCTAAACAGGCGTTAGAACAGAACACTCGCACAATTTCTACGCTTGCTAAAGAAATTTCTAATCTTAAAAACGAATTGCTTGCTAAACCTGAAATCCTTAGTTTGATAGCATTTGTTAATGATAACGGAAATTTTATAGAAGTTGAAAAAGGCTACCAGCAAGCATCATTTTGGTATCCTAGTATCCAATTTGGGTTTCAATCTATCTTTTTGCTGCCGCTAATTATCATTGCTTTATTGGTTCACAACTTTGCTCAACGAAAAGGATATGGACTGGTTTCGTTGATTAGCTGGCATTTGCTGGTTATCTTTTTTATCCCGTTGAGCATTAAAGTATTTGAATTCCTTCGATTTGGCGCAATATTTCAATTTGTTTTTGATATAATTAGCGCTATCTTTGGCGGATTACTTTTCTTGATCAGTTATATTTATATTTTGCTGATTCCGCTGATTGGGTTTG is from Microcoleus sp. FACHB-831 and encodes:
- a CDS encoding DUF6335 family protein, translated to MANVTRKANNEANANEERNLSDIPIEDNDLVSDIPVEDIGEPIISDLPQGITESYGTGVAVEPGLVIGGRTMNARMEQYTSTGPELTGGDIDARWDQAAIVGDEAVGGTVATPDQSIVEELGAAVGIDYDDGTPIQTNDILEGRDSQRWELDPMSSEDYEEH
- a CDS encoding SDR family NAD(P)-dependent oxidoreductase → MARKLDSKVAIVTGASAGIGEATAIALAAEGASVAIAARRFDRLNAIAERIATTGGKALPIVADITDETQVQNLVQKANAQLGRVDILVNNAGIALVGNIEGANTSDWRRMIDLNVLGLMYATHAVLPILKAQGTGHIVNISSVAGRTARVGIGGYNATKWGVNGFSESLRQEVCKHNIRVTIIEPGMVDTEIDNEITDPIAKQRTQERRKSIVPLQSEDVAAAIVYAVTQPPRVNVNEILIRPTDQDW
- a CDS encoding 2-phosphosulfolactate phosphatase is translated as MIDCTMTFYDQSDFEIRCEWGEKGVEQLTSISDVIIIVDILSFSTCIEIANSRGAIVFPYQWKDGSAQEFANSVNAELAGRRGSSSRYSLSPLSLTQIPEGTRLVLPSPNGSTLSLATGETPTLAGCLRNCRAVALAAMSYGNRIAVIPAGEKWEDGSLRPSFEDLIGAGAIASYLKGSLSPEMQTAIAAYRNVQPNLKSLLKQCSSGRELIEKGFEQDVDLAAELNVSDRIPTLVDRAYTHYSGI
- a CDS encoding glutathione binding-like protein, translating into MIDLYYWTTPNGHKITMFLEEVGLPYTLVPINIGTGDQFKPEFLKIAPNNRIPAIVDREPADGGEPISVFESGAILLYLAEKTGKLIPANIRDRADVLQWLFWQMGGLGPMAGQNHHFTQYAPEKIPYAINRYVNETGRLYAVLNKRLSDREFIAGDYSIADIAAYPWIVPYEKQNQKIEDFPHLQRWFEAIKARPATIRAYEKAEAFKDQVINPDQARDLLFNQSADTVKH
- a CDS encoding dienelactone hydrolase family protein, which produces MKEITRRQFIATATLATGFALAVQPISAKTIATNAKGLVAGAVEIPVKDGEIPAYRAMPAKRGTFPIVLVIQEIFGVHEHIQDVCRRFAKLGYVAIAPQLFVRQGDVLKLSNIDEIRTVVAKVPDAQVLSDLDATVNWAAKSAKGNAEKLAITGFCWGGRITWLYSAHNPQVKAGVAWYGRLVGNATELTPKHPVDIASALNVPILGLYGGKDTGITLDTVEQMRDRLKSSSSKSEIVVYPDAPHAFFADYRPSYRETEAKDGWKRLQAWFKQHGV